A window of the Streptomyces formicae genome harbors these coding sequences:
- a CDS encoding helix-turn-helix domain-containing protein → MSIGNSPEDDRPSTDDDQPPVVREDDRPSIGCSLQQARADAGLTIDAVSTSTRVRVPIVQAIEQDDFSRCGGDVYARGHIRTLARAVGLDPAPLVAQYDAEHGARTAPSPVAPLFEAERIRPEPRRPNWTAAMVAAIVAVIGFAGFTLFNSGEGQSGKQVAEGPAPAKTSPKPAPTKPAPPAPDPSESAIAAVPQDKVTVKLTAVDDKSWISAKSANGKLLFDGLLLQGESKTFQDDERLDLILGNAGAIELFVNGKKLEDKFEPGQVERLSYSKGDPQAG, encoded by the coding sequence GTGTCCATCGGCAACTCCCCCGAAGACGACCGCCCTTCCACCGATGACGACCAGCCCCCGGTCGTTCGTGAGGACGACCGGCCTTCGATCGGTTGTTCGCTCCAGCAGGCTCGAGCCGACGCAGGTCTGACCATCGACGCGGTCAGTACCTCCACTCGAGTGCGTGTCCCCATCGTGCAGGCGATCGAACAGGACGACTTCTCCCGCTGCGGCGGCGATGTGTACGCGCGCGGACACATCAGGACGCTGGCACGCGCCGTAGGACTCGATCCGGCCCCGCTGGTCGCGCAGTACGACGCCGAGCACGGCGCCCGGACCGCGCCCTCCCCCGTCGCGCCGCTCTTCGAGGCGGAACGTATCCGCCCCGAGCCCAGGCGCCCGAACTGGACGGCCGCGATGGTCGCGGCCATCGTCGCCGTCATCGGATTCGCCGGCTTCACGCTCTTCAACAGTGGCGAGGGCCAGAGCGGCAAGCAGGTCGCCGAAGGCCCCGCCCCGGCGAAGACCTCCCCGAAGCCGGCCCCCACCAAGCCCGCCCCGCCCGCGCCCGACCCCTCGGAGAGCGCGATCGCCGCCGTCCCCCAGGACAAGGTGACCGTGAAGCTGACGGCCGTGGACGACAAGAGCTGGATCTCCGCCAAATCCGCCAACGGAAAGCTGCTCTTCGACGGACTACTCCTCCAGGGCGAGTCCAAGACCTTCCAGGACGACGAGCGGCTGGACCTCATCCTCGGCAACGCCGGGGCCATCGAGCTGTTCGTGAACGGCAAGAAGCTCGAAGACAAATTCGAGCCCGGCCAGGTCGAGCGGCTGTCGTACTCGAAGGGCGACCCCCAGGCCGGCTGA
- the rimO gene encoding 30S ribosomal protein S12 methylthiotransferase RimO, producing MPERRTVALVTLGCARNEVDSEELAGRLAADGWELVDEASEADVAVVNTCGFVEAAKKDSVDALLEANDLKDHGRTQAVVAVGCMAERYGKDLAEALPEADGVLGFDDYADISDRLQTILSGGIHAAHTPRDRRKLLPISPAERQSAEVALPGHAQAPAPETVPADLPEGLAPASGPRAPLRRRLDTSPVASVKLASGCDRRCSFCAIPSFRGSFISRRPSDVLGETRWLAEQGVKEIMLVSENNTSYGKDLGDIRLLETLLPELAAVDGIERVRVSYLQPAEMRPGLIDVLTSTEKVAPYFDLSFQHSAPGVLRAMRRFGDTERFLELLETIRGKAPQAGVRSNFIVGFPGETEADFAELEGFLTAARLDAIGVFGYSDEEGTEAATYEHKLDQDVVDERLARLTRLAEELTAQRAEERIGETLEVLVESVFGAAGDEDFGEALDEDEYAAVGRAAHQAPETDGQVVFTAAAGLVPGRIVEAKVVGTEGVDLVAEVVAGALECHEEAAR from the coding sequence ATGCCCGAACGCCGTACCGTCGCCCTTGTCACTCTTGGCTGCGCCCGTAACGAGGTGGACTCGGAGGAGCTCGCAGGCCGCTTGGCAGCGGACGGCTGGGAGCTCGTCGACGAAGCCTCCGAAGCGGATGTCGCGGTCGTCAACACCTGCGGATTCGTCGAAGCCGCCAAGAAGGACTCCGTCGACGCACTCCTCGAAGCCAACGATCTGAAGGATCACGGCAGGACCCAGGCCGTCGTCGCCGTGGGCTGCATGGCCGAGCGGTACGGCAAGGATCTCGCCGAGGCCCTGCCCGAGGCGGACGGCGTGCTCGGCTTCGACGACTACGCCGACATCTCCGACCGGCTCCAGACCATCCTGAGCGGCGGGATCCACGCCGCGCACACCCCGCGCGACCGCCGCAAGCTGCTGCCGATCAGCCCGGCGGAGCGGCAGTCGGCCGAGGTGGCCCTGCCCGGGCACGCCCAGGCGCCCGCCCCGGAGACCGTGCCCGCGGACCTGCCGGAGGGCCTCGCGCCCGCCAGCGGGCCGCGCGCCCCGCTGCGCCGCCGACTCGACACCAGCCCCGTCGCCTCCGTGAAGCTGGCATCCGGCTGCGACCGGCGCTGCTCGTTCTGCGCCATCCCGTCCTTCCGCGGCTCGTTCATCTCACGCCGTCCCAGCGACGTCCTGGGCGAGACCCGCTGGCTGGCCGAGCAGGGCGTCAAGGAGATCATGCTGGTCTCCGAGAACAACACCTCGTACGGCAAGGACCTCGGCGACATCCGCCTGCTGGAGACACTGCTGCCCGAGCTGGCGGCCGTCGACGGGATCGAGCGGGTACGGGTCAGCTATCTGCAGCCCGCGGAGATGCGCCCCGGCCTCATCGACGTCCTGACCTCGACCGAGAAGGTCGCGCCCTACTTCGACCTGTCCTTCCAGCACAGCGCGCCCGGCGTGCTGCGCGCGATGCGGCGCTTCGGCGACACCGAGCGGTTCCTGGAGCTGCTGGAGACGATCCGGGGCAAGGCCCCGCAGGCCGGCGTGCGGTCCAACTTCATTGTCGGCTTCCCCGGCGAGACCGAGGCGGACTTCGCCGAGCTCGAAGGCTTCCTCACGGCGGCGCGGCTGGATGCCATCGGCGTCTTCGGGTACTCGGACGAGGAAGGCACCGAGGCCGCCACGTACGAGCACAAGCTGGACCAGGACGTCGTGGACGAGCGGCTCGCGCGGCTGACCCGGCTCGCCGAGGAGCTGACCGCCCAGCGTGCGGAGGAGCGGATCGGAGAGACCCTGGAAGTACTCGTCGAGTCCGTCTTCGGCGCCGCCGGCGACGAGGACTTCGGTGAGGCCCTCGACGAGGACGAGTACGCGGCCGTGGGCCGTGCCGCTCACCAGGCGCCCGAGACCGACGGACAGGTGGTCTTCACGGCTGCCGCGGGACTGGTGCCCGGACGTATCGTCGAGGCCAAGGTGGTCGGTACGGAAGGTGTCGACCTGGTGGCCGAGGTTGTTGCCGGCGCCCTGGAGTGTCATGAGGAGGCAGCCAGATGA
- the pgsA gene encoding CDP-diacylglycerol--glycerol-3-phosphate 3-phosphatidyltransferase codes for MTGVPASAAGGTGRPAPGGKLGAAAVNQASLWNIANILTMVRLLLVPGFVVLLLQDGGHDPVWRAWAWAAFAVAMITDIFDGHLARAYNLVTDFGKIADPIADKAIMAAGLICLSALGDLPWWVTGVILFRELGITLMRFWVIRHAVIPASRGGKMKTLAQGTAVGMYVLMLTGPLATLRWWVMAAAVVLTVVTGLDYVRQAVVLRRKGLAAERAEAARAAGRDTAERSR; via the coding sequence ATGACGGGAGTCCCGGCGTCCGCGGCGGGCGGGACCGGCAGGCCGGCGCCCGGGGGAAAGCTGGGCGCTGCGGCCGTCAATCAGGCCAGCCTGTGGAACATCGCCAACATCCTCACCATGGTGCGGCTGCTTCTCGTGCCGGGCTTCGTGGTCCTGCTGCTCCAGGACGGCGGCCACGATCCGGTCTGGCGGGCCTGGGCGTGGGCCGCGTTCGCCGTCGCCATGATCACGGACATCTTCGACGGGCATCTGGCGCGGGCGTACAACCTGGTCACCGACTTCGGGAAGATCGCGGACCCGATCGCCGACAAGGCGATCATGGCGGCCGGTCTGATCTGCCTCTCGGCGCTCGGTGATCTGCCCTGGTGGGTGACGGGAGTGATCCTCTTCCGGGAACTCGGCATCACGCTGATGCGCTTCTGGGTGATCCGGCACGCGGTGATCCCGGCCAGCCGCGGCGGCAAGATGAAGACCCTCGCACAGGGCACGGCCGTGGGCATGTACGTGCTCATGCTGACCGGGCCGCTGGCCACCCTGCGCTGGTGGGTGATGGCCGCGGCGGTCGTGCTGACTGTGGTCACCGGGCTCGACTACGTGCGCCAGGCAGTGGTCCTGCGGCGCAAGGGGCTTGCGGCCGAGCGCGCAGAGGCCGCGAGGGCGGCCGGGCGGGACACCGCGGAGCGCTCGCGATGA
- a CDS encoding CinA family protein, whose translation MNAVATGVRPGTGTPAGVLAARALALLEERGETLAVAESLTGGLVAAELTAVPGASKSFRGSVTAYATGLKQDVLGVDGALLAARGAVDPEVAGQMAAGVRERLASGWGIATTGVAGPEPQDGRPVGTVFVAVAGPGGTRKVAPLRLNGDRAEIRRESVRSVLELLVAELTGAASPELTGDLAGGLTGELPGNERAQDTEQNGGT comes from the coding sequence ATGAACGCCGTCGCGACCGGCGTCCGGCCTGGGACCGGCACCCCGGCCGGGGTGCTCGCGGCCCGGGCGCTCGCGCTGCTCGAGGAGCGCGGCGAGACGCTGGCCGTCGCCGAGTCCCTCACCGGCGGTCTGGTGGCCGCGGAGCTGACCGCGGTGCCCGGCGCCTCGAAGTCCTTCCGCGGCTCCGTGACGGCGTACGCGACGGGCCTGAAGCAGGACGTCCTCGGCGTCGACGGGGCCCTGCTGGCCGCACGCGGCGCGGTGGACCCGGAGGTCGCCGGCCAGATGGCGGCGGGTGTACGGGAGCGGCTGGCGTCCGGCTGGGGGATCGCGACCACGGGCGTCGCGGGACCCGAGCCCCAGGACGGCCGGCCCGTCGGAACGGTCTTCGTGGCGGTCGCGGGCCCGGGCGGGACACGGAAAGTGGCCCCGCTGCGATTGAACGGTGACCGTGCGGAAATCCGTAGAGAGAGCGTACGGAGCGTGCTCGAACTGCTCGTGGCAGAGCTCACCGGAGCGGCCTCGCCAGAGCTCACGGGAGACCTCGCAGGAGGACTCACGGGAGAACTCCCAGGGAATGAGCGGGCACAGGATACGGAACAGAACGGGGGGACCTGA
- a CDS encoding helix-turn-helix domain-containing protein gives MILLRRLLGDVLRRQRQRQGRTLREVSSSARVSLGYLSEVERGQKEASSELLSAICDALDVRMSELMREVSDELSLAELAESAAASEPVGSPVRPMLNSVSVTSVAGVPTERVTIKAPAEAVDVVAA, from the coding sequence ATGATTCTGCTCCGTCGCCTGCTGGGTGACGTGCTGCGTCGGCAGCGCCAGCGCCAGGGCCGTACTCTGCGCGAAGTCTCCTCGTCCGCCCGAGTCTCGCTCGGCTATCTCTCCGAGGTGGAGCGGGGGCAGAAGGAGGCGTCCTCCGAGCTGCTCTCCGCGATCTGCGACGCGCTTGACGTACGGATGTCCGAGCTCATGCGTGAAGTGAGCGACGAGCTGTCGCTGGCCGAGCTTGCCGAGTCGGCAGCGGCGAGCGAGCCGGTGGGTTCGCCGGTGCGCCCGATGCTCAATTCCGTGTCCGTGACGTCGGTGGCGGGCGTGCCGACGGAGCGGGTGACGATCAAGGCGCCCGCGGAAGCGGTGGACGTCGTCGCTGCCTGA
- a CDS encoding Dps family protein, which translates to MSVVKSPLPEQDRKVTGEALQGALVDLVDLALVAKQVHWNVVGPRFRSIHLQLDEVVATARQHSDTVAERASAIGVSPDGRAGTVASSSAVGKVPEGWIQDTDVVSAMVTALGAVIGKMRERIDATAEPDPVTQDILIGLTRDLEKHAWMFQAESV; encoded by the coding sequence ATGTCTGTGGTGAAGAGCCCGCTGCCCGAGCAGGACCGGAAGGTCACCGGCGAGGCGCTCCAGGGCGCGCTGGTGGATCTGGTCGATCTGGCGCTGGTGGCCAAGCAGGTCCACTGGAACGTCGTCGGGCCGCGCTTCCGCTCCATCCACCTGCAACTGGACGAGGTCGTCGCCACGGCCCGCCAGCACTCCGACACGGTGGCGGAACGCGCCTCGGCCATCGGTGTCTCACCCGACGGGCGGGCCGGGACGGTCGCGTCGTCGAGCGCCGTCGGGAAGGTTCCCGAGGGGTGGATCCAGGACACCGACGTGGTCAGCGCGATGGTGACGGCCCTCGGCGCCGTGATCGGCAAGATGCGGGAGCGCATCGACGCCACGGCGGAGCCTGACCCGGTGACCCAGGACATCCTGATCGGGCTCACCCGCGACCTCGAGAAGCACGCGTGGATGTTCCAGGCGGAGAGCGTCTAG
- a CDS encoding SDR family NAD(P)-dependent oxidoreductase codes for MPLTAYDLTGRTAFVTGAASGIGRATALLLAEAGATVHCADVHEKGLHETQTLIADADGTARTHLVDVTDRARLDAAVESAGALHIMAAVAGIMHSSPVLETRDEDLDRVLAVNFKGVLHACQAAARSMIDRGVKGSLVTMASGAVDAANPGLLCYSAAKAAVVQLTKTLAAELGPYSIRVNAVAPGWIRTPMTDRHDADLQQKAEAAMVRLSPLGRVGEPEDIAHAVLHLASDASSFTTGQILRPNGGVAMPW; via the coding sequence ATGCCCCTCACCGCGTACGACCTCACCGGCCGCACCGCGTTCGTCACCGGTGCGGCGAGCGGCATAGGCCGCGCCACGGCCCTCCTCCTCGCCGAGGCGGGCGCCACCGTCCACTGCGCGGACGTCCACGAGAAGGGCCTCCACGAGACGCAGACCCTGATCGCCGACGCCGACGGCACGGCCCGCACCCACCTCGTGGACGTCACCGACCGCGCCCGGCTCGACGCGGCCGTGGAGTCGGCGGGAGCGCTCCACATCATGGCCGCGGTCGCCGGGATCATGCACTCCAGTCCGGTCCTGGAGACCCGCGACGAGGACCTCGACCGCGTTCTCGCGGTGAACTTCAAGGGTGTGCTCCACGCCTGTCAGGCCGCCGCCCGGTCCATGATCGACAGGGGCGTCAAGGGCTCTCTCGTCACGATGGCCTCCGGCGCGGTCGACGCCGCGAACCCGGGCCTGCTCTGCTACAGCGCGGCCAAGGCCGCCGTCGTCCAGCTCACCAAGACGCTGGCCGCCGAGCTCGGCCCGTACTCCATCCGGGTGAACGCGGTGGCCCCGGGCTGGATCCGTACACCGATGACCGACCGCCACGACGCGGACCTTCAGCAGAAGGCGGAGGCCGCCATGGTCCGGCTGTCACCGCTCGGCCGGGTCGGCGAGCCCGAGGACATCGCACACGCGGTCCTCCATCTCGCCTCCGACGCGTCGTCGTTCACGACGGGTCAGATCCTCCGGCCGAACGGGGGCGTCGCGATGCCGTGGTAG
- a CDS encoding Fpg/Nei family DNA glycosylase → MPEGDTVWLTARKLHDALAGRALTLSDLRVPRFATADLTGREVLDVTPRGKHLLTRIEGGLTLHSHLRMDGAWRVFAAGERWRGGPAHQIRAVLGNAEHTAVGYRLPVLELLRTQDEDRVVGHLGPDLLGPDWDPGTAERNLLADPGRPLGEALLDQRNLAGIGNVYKSELAFMARVTPWLPVGELAPGVPERLVTTAQRLLEENKTRFDRRTTTTARTPASAGRIGLRPGEQRLFVYGREGRPCLRCGTAIRRAGQDERVTYWCPGCQSGPAA, encoded by the coding sequence ATGCCCGAAGGAGACACCGTCTGGCTGACCGCGCGGAAGCTGCACGACGCCCTGGCCGGACGCGCACTCACCCTCTCCGACCTGCGGGTTCCGCGGTTCGCCACCGCGGATCTCACCGGCCGGGAGGTCCTCGACGTCACCCCGCGGGGCAAGCACCTCCTCACCCGCATCGAGGGCGGGCTCACGCTCCACTCGCATCTCCGGATGGACGGTGCCTGGCGGGTGTTCGCGGCCGGGGAGCGCTGGCGGGGCGGCCCGGCCCACCAGATCCGGGCGGTCCTCGGCAACGCGGAGCACACGGCCGTGGGATACCGGCTGCCGGTCCTCGAACTGCTCCGTACCCAGGACGAGGACCGGGTCGTCGGCCACCTCGGACCCGATCTGCTCGGCCCGGACTGGGACCCCGGCACCGCCGAGCGCAACCTCCTGGCCGACCCCGGGCGGCCGCTCGGCGAGGCCCTGCTCGACCAGCGGAATCTGGCCGGCATCGGCAACGTCTACAAGTCGGAGCTGGCCTTCATGGCCCGGGTCACGCCCTGGCTCCCGGTCGGCGAACTCGCGCCCGGCGTCCCCGAGCGGCTCGTCACAACGGCCCAGCGACTCCTGGAGGAGAACAAGACCCGTTTCGACCGCCGCACCACCACGACGGCCCGCACCCCCGCGTCCGCCGGCCGCATCGGCCTGCGCCCCGGCGAGCAGCGCCTGTTCGTGTACGGCCGTGAGGGGCGCCCCTGTCTGCGCTGCGGTACCGCGATCCGCAGGGCGGGCCAGGACGAGCGCGTGACGTACTGGTGCCCGGGCTGCCAGTCGGGACCCGCCGCCTGA
- a CDS encoding ATP-dependent helicase — translation MSRTALDAFSPATRGWFTGAFRAPTAAQEGAWQAIGRGSDVLVVAPTGSGKTLAAFLAALDRLASAPPPADTKKRCRVLYVSPLKALAVDVERNLRSPLTGVRQESVRLGLPEPDVRVGIRSGDTPAAERRVLATRPPDILITTPESLFLMLTSSTREALTGVETVILDEVHAVAGTKRGAHLALSLERLDELLPRPARRIGLSATVRPVDEVARYLSPQRKVEIVQPPSGKEFDLSVVVPVEDLGELGGSPASEPDSPGEKPSIWPHVEERIADLVQAHRSTIVFANSRRLAERLCNRLNEIAYERAVGEPLPEGPPPAEIMAQSGAAHGAPALLARAHHGSVSKEQRALVEEDLKAGRLPAVVATSSLELGIDMGAVDLVVQVESPPSVASGLQRVGRAGHQVGAVSTGVVFPKYRGDLVQAAVVTERMRTGSIESLRIPANPLDVLAQQLVAMVALDSWQVDDLLALVRRAAPFASLPESAFTAVLDMLAGRYPSDAFAELRPRVVWDRVAGTVTGRPGAQRLAVTSGGTIPDRGLFGVFLAGADPKKGGGRVGELDEEMVYESRVGDVFTLGTTSWRIEDITRDRVLVSPAPGVPGRLPFWKGDQLGRPLELGRAVGAFLREVGSLSEEDARLRLMTAGLDAWAAGNVLAYLDEQRRACGHVPDDRTILVERFRDELGDWRVVVHSPFGAQVHAPWALALSARLAERYGMDAQVMHADDGIVLRLPDADLMGLDLLDQDPVHLDTAYDSEQAPVGAADTVFDKGEIGGLVTDQVGGSALFASRFRECAARALLLPRRSPGRRTPLWQQRQRAAQLLQVASEFGSFPIVLEAVRECLQDVFDVPGLEELMGDIESRRVRLVEVTTPEPSPFARSLLFGYVAQFLYEGDSPLAERRAAALSLDSRLLAELLGQAELRELLDADVLTDLERELQWLTEDRRIKDTEGVADALRVLGPMTTAELAERGADPRWPEELAGARRAIRVRVAGGDHWAAIEDAGRLRDALGTALPVGVPEAFMEPVKDPLGDLLARFARTHGPFTSSQAAARFGLGAAVTDGALQRLAASGRVVQGEFHPSGIGQEWCDAAVLRRLRRRSLAALRQELEPVSPAALATFLPQWQHLGNNSLRGIDGLARAIEQLQGAPVPASALEKLILPSRVSGYSPALLDELTTTGEVVWAGAGALPGKDGWVSLYLADAAPLLLPQPHPLEPSALHESVLGALSGGYGLFFRQIADQVRATTHPDATDPQLADALWELAWSGRLTNDTLAPLRALLGSGRTAGSTAHRAKRTVPRGRYGSLTAAAARPASRTGPPTVSGRWSLLPAQEPDPTHRAHALARTLLDRHGVVTRGAVAAEGVEGGFSATYRILSAFEDSGQARRGYVVEGLGAAQFAMDGAVDRLRAAATARDRADGQAAPRAVVLAAADPANAYGAALPWPEPPTDAGHKPGRKAGSLVVLVDGELTLFMERGGKTLLSWPTEPDAPPLRAATEALAAAALAGMLGTVTVERINGASSLTSPLARPLEESGFHATPRGLRIRA, via the coding sequence ATGTCCAGGACCGCGCTCGACGCCTTCTCCCCCGCGACCCGCGGATGGTTCACGGGGGCGTTCCGTGCGCCCACCGCGGCCCAGGAGGGCGCCTGGCAGGCGATCGGACGGGGTTCGGACGTGCTGGTCGTCGCCCCGACCGGCTCCGGCAAGACCCTGGCCGCGTTCCTCGCGGCCCTGGACCGGCTGGCGTCCGCTCCGCCGCCCGCGGACACGAAGAAGCGCTGCCGCGTGCTGTACGTGTCCCCGCTGAAGGCTCTCGCGGTCGATGTCGAGCGGAATCTGCGCAGCCCGCTGACCGGTGTCCGCCAGGAGTCCGTGCGCCTGGGACTGCCGGAGCCCGATGTGCGGGTCGGGATCCGCTCCGGTGACACCCCGGCCGCCGAGCGGAGGGTCCTGGCGACCCGCCCGCCGGACATCCTGATCACGACCCCCGAGTCGTTGTTCCTGATGCTGACGTCCTCCACCCGCGAGGCCCTGACCGGCGTCGAGACGGTGATCCTGGACGAGGTGCACGCGGTCGCGGGGACCAAGAGGGGCGCGCACCTCGCCCTGTCGCTGGAGCGGCTGGACGAGCTGCTTCCGCGCCCGGCCCGCCGGATCGGGCTCTCGGCCACGGTCCGGCCCGTGGACGAGGTGGCCCGTTATCTCTCGCCCCAGCGCAAGGTGGAAATCGTCCAGCCGCCGTCCGGCAAGGAGTTCGACCTCTCCGTCGTCGTCCCGGTCGAGGACCTGGGCGAGCTCGGGGGCTCACCGGCCTCCGAGCCGGACAGCCCGGGTGAGAAGCCGTCGATCTGGCCGCATGTGGAGGAGCGCATCGCGGACCTGGTGCAGGCCCACCGTTCGACGATCGTCTTCGCCAACTCCCGTCGCCTGGCGGAGCGGTTGTGCAACCGGCTCAACGAGATCGCGTATGAACGGGCCGTGGGAGAGCCACTTCCCGAGGGCCCTCCTCCGGCCGAGATCATGGCGCAGTCCGGGGCGGCGCACGGCGCCCCGGCGCTGCTCGCCCGCGCCCACCACGGCTCGGTCTCCAAGGAGCAGCGCGCCCTCGTCGAGGAGGACCTGAAGGCGGGCCGGCTGCCCGCGGTCGTCGCGACGTCCAGTCTGGAGCTGGGCATCGACATGGGCGCCGTGGACCTGGTCGTCCAGGTCGAGTCGCCGCCGTCCGTCGCCTCCGGGCTGCAGCGCGTGGGCCGCGCGGGTCACCAGGTCGGCGCGGTCTCGACGGGCGTGGTCTTCCCCAAGTACCGGGGCGATCTGGTCCAGGCGGCCGTGGTCACCGAGCGGATGCGCACCGGTTCGATCGAGTCGCTCCGCATCCCCGCCAACCCGCTGGACGTGCTGGCGCAGCAGCTCGTCGCCATGGTCGCCCTCGACAGCTGGCAGGTCGACGATCTGCTCGCCCTGGTGCGGCGCGCCGCGCCCTTCGCCTCGCTGCCCGAGTCGGCCTTCACGGCCGTGCTGGACATGCTCGCGGGGCGCTATCCGTCCGACGCCTTCGCGGAGTTGCGGCCGCGCGTGGTGTGGGACCGGGTCGCCGGGACCGTCACGGGACGTCCCGGCGCCCAACGGCTCGCGGTCACCTCGGGCGGCACGATCCCGGACCGGGGTCTGTTCGGCGTCTTCCTCGCCGGGGCGGACCCCAAGAAGGGCGGGGGCCGGGTCGGCGAGCTCGACGAGGAGATGGTGTACGAGTCCCGCGTCGGGGATGTCTTCACCCTGGGCACCACCTCATGGCGGATCGAGGACATCACGCGCGACCGGGTGCTGGTCTCCCCGGCGCCCGGGGTTCCCGGTCGGCTGCCGTTCTGGAAGGGCGACCAGCTGGGCCGCCCGCTCGAACTGGGGCGTGCGGTGGGCGCGTTCCTCCGCGAGGTCGGTTCGCTCTCCGAGGAGGACGCCCGGCTGCGGCTGATGACGGCAGGTCTCGACGCGTGGGCGGCCGGCAACGTGCTCGCGTATCTGGACGAGCAGCGCCGCGCCTGCGGCCATGTGCCCGACGACCGGACGATCCTCGTCGAGCGGTTCCGCGACGAGCTGGGCGACTGGCGGGTCGTGGTGCACTCGCCGTTCGGCGCACAGGTCCACGCGCCGTGGGCGCTCGCGCTCAGCGCCCGTCTCGCCGAGCGGTACGGCATGGACGCCCAGGTGATGCACGCGGACGACGGCATCGTGCTGCGGCTGCCCGACGCCGATCTGATGGGCCTGGACCTGCTCGACCAGGACCCGGTGCATCTGGACACGGCCTACGACAGCGAGCAGGCCCCCGTCGGCGCGGCCGACACCGTCTTCGACAAGGGCGAGATCGGCGGGCTCGTCACCGATCAGGTGGGCGGCTCCGCGCTGTTCGCGTCGCGGTTCCGCGAGTGCGCGGCGCGCGCGCTCCTGCTGCCGCGGCGCAGCCCCGGCCGGCGCACTCCGCTGTGGCAGCAGCGTCAGCGCGCGGCGCAGCTGTTGCAGGTGGCGAGCGAGTTCGGCTCCTTCCCGATCGTGCTGGAGGCCGTCCGCGAGTGCCTCCAGGACGTCTTCGACGTCCCGGGCCTCGAGGAGCTGATGGGCGACATCGAGTCCCGCCGGGTCCGGCTGGTCGAGGTCACCACCCCCGAGCCGTCCCCCTTCGCCCGCTCCCTCCTCTTCGGATACGTGGCGCAGTTCCTGTACGAGGGGGACTCACCGCTCGCCGAGCGGCGCGCCGCCGCCCTGTCCCTGGACTCCCGTCTCCTCGCCGAGCTCCTCGGCCAGGCCGAGTTGCGCGAGCTGCTCGACGCCGATGTGCTGACCGATCTGGAGCGCGAGCTCCAGTGGCTCACCGAGGACCGCCGGATCAAGGACACGGAGGGGGTTGCCGACGCCCTGCGGGTCCTCGGGCCGATGACGACCGCCGAACTGGCCGAGCGCGGGGCCGATCCGCGCTGGCCCGAGGAGCTCGCCGGGGCCCGCCGCGCCATCCGGGTGCGGGTCGCGGGAGGTGACCACTGGGCGGCGATCGAGGACGCCGGACGGCTGCGGGACGCGCTGGGCACCGCGCTCCCGGTGGGCGTCCCCGAGGCGTTCATGGAGCCGGTCAAGGACCCGCTGGGAGACCTGCTGGCCCGCTTCGCCCGTACGCACGGGCCGTTCACCTCGTCGCAGGCGGCCGCCAGGTTCGGCCTGGGGGCGGCGGTCACCGACGGGGCGCTCCAGCGCCTCGCCGCGAGCGGACGGGTGGTGCAGGGCGAGTTCCACCCCTCGGGCATCGGCCAGGAGTGGTGCGACGCGGCCGTGCTGCGGAGGCTGCGGCGCCGTTCCCTGGCCGCGCTGCGCCAGGAGCTGGAGCCCGTCTCCCCGGCCGCGCTCGCCACCTTCCTCCCCCAGTGGCAGCACCTGGGGAACAACAGTCTGCGCGGCATCGACGGACTGGCCCGCGCCATCGAGCAGTTGCAGGGCGCTCCCGTGCCCGCGTCCGCGCTGGAGAAGCTGATCCTCCCTTCCCGGGTCTCGGGCTACTCGCCGGCCCTGCTCGACGAGCTGACGACGACGGGCGAGGTGGTGTGGGCCGGTGCGGGCGCCCTGCCCGGCAAGGACGGCTGGGTCTCCCTCTATCTCGCCGACGCCGCACCGCTGTTGCTCCCTCAGCCGCACCCGCTGGAGCCGAGCGCCCTCCACGAATCCGTGCTCGGCGCGCTCTCCGGTGGATACGGGCTGTTCTTCCGCCAGATCGCCGACCAGGTCCGCGCCACCACCCATCCCGACGCGACCGACCCCCAACTCGCCGATGCCCTCTGGGAGCTGGCCTGGTCCGGGCGGCTCACCAACGACACCCTGGCGCCGCTGCGCGCGCTCCTCGGCTCGGGCCGCACGGCGGGCTCCACGGCGCACCGGGCCAAGCGCACCGTCCCGCGCGGCCGTTACGGCTCCCTGACCGCGGCGGCCGCCCGCCCCGCGTCGCGCACCGGCCCGCCGACCGTGTCCGGCCGCTGGTCGCTGCTCCCCGCGCAGGAGCCGGACCCGACGCATCGCGCCCACGCCCTGGCCCGCACCCTGCTCGACCGGCACGGTGTGGTCACCCGCGGCGCTGTCGCCGCGGAGGGGGTCGAGGGCGGCTTCTCGGCGACGTACCGCATCCTGTCCGCCTTTGAGGACAGCGGGCAGGCGCGGCGCGGCTATGTCGTCGAGGGCCTGGGTGCCGCACAGTTCGCGATGGACGGCGCCGTGGACAGGCTGCGCGCTGCGGCCACCGCCCGGGACCGCGCCGACGGGCAGGCCGCACCCCGCGCAGTGGTCCTCGCCGCCGCCGATCCGGCGAACGCGTACGGGGCGGCGCTGCCCTGGCCCGAGCCGCCGACCGACGCCGGGCACAAGCCCGGTCGCAAGGCGGGCTCCCTGGTCGTCCTCGTCGACGGCGAGCTCACGCTCTTCATGGAGCGGGGCGGCAAGACCCTGCTGTCCTGGCCCACGGAGCCGGACGCCCCGCCGCTCCGGGCCGCCACCGAGGCCCTCGCCGCGGCGGCCCTGGCGGGCATGCTCGGCACGGTCACGGTCGAGCGGATCAACGGCGCCTCTTCCCTGACCTCCCCGCTCGCCCGCCCCCTGGAGGAATCCGGCTTCCACGCCACTCCCCGGGGCCTGCGCATACGGGCCTGA